GTTTCGACCGCCTGGGCGAGCGTCTGGGCCGCGCCGTCGTGGAAGTAGGGGTAGGTCAGCTTGACGTTTATGAGCGTTGGCACCTTGAAGTTGAAAGAGCGCCAAGCCCTGTGCCTGCGGATCGATGCCGAGCAGATACAGCCTGTCCTTGAAGGCGATTTCGAGGATATGGAACTGTGCGGCTTGCTGCTCGGCCCGATGGAGAGGTGCCCGAAGCTTCCGGTTGAGCGGCAGGGAAGCCGACAGGGTTCTGATGACGCTTGCCGGCGTTCTCCAATACCGGTTTTGTATTTGCTGTACCGGGACCAGATGTCGTCTTCATCCATCGTCAGTGAATGGGCACACTGGATTCCCGCTTTGATCATGGAAGCTCTGGAGGCGAGCTGGTTCCGAAGAGCGTCAACCATAATGACTTGTTAAGTATAGCGAATGATCCGGTATCTCTTGATGCTCCCTTCCTTATTCAGGATTGCAGTAGTCGCTTACTTTTCTCCTGATTTTTTGTCTTTGATTTGCATTTATGTGAGCGTAAAAAAGCGGTCTGGTCTTGCATAAGTGCTCAGGTTTTCTTATATAACCATATAAGCATATAGCGCCTCTTACTTTTTGATGCTTTGCCATTCATCTGCTCAATAGTTTTCGATTAGTTCTGGCGGATAATGCTTTTTCCCGATTTCTGTATTCAACGGTAAATCTCTATTTGAAACTTATGGGAAATACGATTTCTCGCAGGACTTTCAACAGGTTGCTGATTTCCGGTCTTGCCGGTTCATCATTGCTGATGTCCGGGGGGCCTCTGATGGCATCTGCTCCGAAGGCTCACGTCGTGGTGATCGGTGGTGGTTTTGGCGGGGCTACGGTTGCGCGCTATCTCAGGCAGCTTGATCCATCGATTTCGGTGACCCTTGTCGAGCCCAAAAAGGTTTTTCATACCTGCCCGATGAGCAACTGGGTGATCGGGGGTCTTTTTTCGATGCAGAATACCGCCCATACTTACCATGCTTTACGGAGCCGTTATGGCGTGGAAGTCGTGCAGGAGATGGCAACAGGTATCGATCCGGTGAAGAAAACCGTGAAGCTGAAGGGCGGACGCATGCTTTCGTACGACCGTCTGGTGGTTTCGCCGGGTGTCGATTTTATCTGGGATGCCATCGAAGGCTATAGCCGGGATGTAGCCGAATCGAGCATGCCTTATGCCTGGGAGGCTGGTCCACAGACGCTTCTGTTGCGCAGGCAGCTTCTCGGCATGAAAGATGGTGAAAACGTGATCATCTGCGCTCCGAAAAACCCCTTCCGCTGCCCGGCTGCGCCCTACGAGCGGGCAAGCCTCATTGCGTACTATCTGAAAAAGAGCAAGCCGAAATCGAAAGTCATCATTCTCGACGACAAGGAGGTTTTTACCAAGCAGGATCTGTTCATGCTTGGCTGGGATCGGCTCTATCGCGGAAAGATCGAGTGGCGGTCGGCCTCCGCAGGAGGAAAGGTTGAGCGTCTCGATCCAGCGAAGATGACTGTTGCGACCGAGTTCGGTGATGAAAAGGGTGGCGTGATCAACGTTATTCCTCCCCAGAAGGCGGGTCGCATTGCTGTTGAAACCGGACTCGCCGACACTTCCGGATGGTGCCCGGTCAATCCTGCGAATTTCGAATCGCTTCAGCATCCTGGTATTCATGTCATCGGGGATGCGGCACTGGTTGGAACGATGCCCAAATCGGGAACGGCGGCCAATACCCAGGCCAAGGCGCTTGCCGCGTGGCTGGTTGCTTCGTTCGGTGGCGGCAATGCCGGTGAGCATGATCTGGCCAGTCTCTGCTACAGCCTGCTCGCTCCCGGTTACGCGATCTCTGTCGCAGGCGGCTACATCCAGAGCCCCGAGGGGATCAAGGACAATCCCGATACCGTCCACCTGACCTCAATGGAGGCGACAACCGCCCAGCTTGCCGGAGAGGCAGAGCAGGCGCTCCAGTGGTATCACAATATTTCACAGGACACCTGGGGTTGAGTATTTCAGGAAGTGGCGCGTGGTTTTGCCGCGGGTGATCACGGATTTTCGTTAAAACAGGTATTCAACTCACTAAACAAGAGAGGACATATGAAGTCTTCAGGCATTATTGCGGCAGCGGCCGTTCTGCTGCTGCCATCTCTCGGCAAAGCGGCGGCTCCGGCAGCGGTCGACTCTTCTGTCGAGAAGGGCAAGGCGCTCGCGCTCGACACAAACAAAGGGAATTGCATCGCCTGCCACATGATGGGCGACGGAGAGTTTCCCGGGAATTACGGCCCGCCCCTCAGCCAGATGAAAGAGCGTTATCCCGACAGGGCTGTTCTGCGCAAGCAGGTCTGGGATGCGTCGGCCATCAACCCGAAAAGTATTATGCCTCCGTTTGGCAAAAACGGTATTCTGAATGATTCCGAAATCGACAACATTGTCGATTATCTCTACACGCTCTGAGGTCACCATTTTTCAATCAATGCCCCGTGCGCGGGGTCAAACCACTAACACTCTTTTTAGAGGAGGATCATATGGGTATTTCCCGCAGAGATTTTTGCAGAACGATAGCGGGCTCGGCAGCATCTTTTGCCGTTCTCGCCGTCATGCCGGGCAGGCTTCTTGCCAGCTGGAACGAGAAGGCGTTTTCTGCCAGCAAGCTCGATGAGGCCATCGCAGCGAAGTTCGGTTCGCTGCCGATAGAGGATTCAACGGCAATCCAGATCAAAGCTCCTGAAATCGCAGAGAATGGTGCTTTCGTGCCGGTTTCGGTATCGACAACCATTCCGGGTGCAACCAACATCAGCATCTTCACGCCGGCCAACTTCAGCCCGATGATCGCTTCGTTCGATGTGCTGCCGCGCATGATTCCCGATGTCTCGCTTCGCATGAGAATGGCCAAAACCTCCAATCTGGTTGTGATCGTCCAGGCTGGCGGCAAGCTCTACCGCGCGACCCGTGAGGTCAAGGTGACCATTGGCGGCTGTGGCGGATAATCGAAAACCATTCAAAACCATTTCAGGAGTGAAACCATGAAAATCAAAGCAGTAGTCCAGAATAATATCGTCTCGGTCAAGGTACTGATTCCGCATCCGATGGATACCGGACGCGTGAAAGATCAGGCAGGAGCGCTCATTCCGGCTCATTTCATCACCGAGGTAACAGCAACCATTGGCGGGGATACCGTTTTCCACGCTGAACTTGGCTCTGGCGTCTCGAAGGACCCCTATCTTTCGTTCCAGTTCAAGGGCGCCAAAGCAGGTGACATGCTCAAGGTCTCCTGGGTTGACAATAAAGGCGCTTCGGAAACTGCGGAGGCTGCCATTACGGCGATGTAATCCCCAATCACAGGAGAACCCATCCATGAAAAAAACAATTCAGCGGGGGCTGTTTACCGGTGCACTCGTTCTGATGACGGCCATGACGGCGAAGCCGGCTAACGCGGAGGTCAATTACCAGGCACTGGTCGATGCGGATGTCAAGGCGTTCCAGGGCTTTTTCCGCAAGGAGTTTCCCGATGTGAAGCTTGAAGATTTCGGAAACGGCGTCTATGCGCTTGACGAAGATGCCCGCAAGCAGTGGAAGGAGATGGAGGAGTTTCCTCCCTATGAACTCGATGTCGAGGCGGGCAAGGCGCTCTTCAACAAACCCTTCGCCAATGGCAAATCGCTGGCGAGTTGTTTTCCGAACGGGGGAGCCGTGCGCGGCATGTATCCCTACTTCGACGAGAAGCGCAAAGAGGTGGTAACGCTCGAAATGGCGATCAACGAATGCCGGGTCGCTAATGGCGAGAAGCCTTATGCGTGGGAAAAAGGGGACATTGCAAGGGTTTCCGCCTACATCGCTTCGATAAGCCGCGGTCAGAAGGTTGACGTCAAGGTCAAGAGCAAGGCGGCTTACGATGCCTACATGAAGGGCAAGAAGTTTTTCTACGCCAAGCGCGGTCAGCTCAACATGTCGTGCTCGGGCTGCCACATGGAGTATGCCGGGCGCCATCTGAGGGCGGAAATCATCAGCCCGGCACTTGGACACACCACCCACTTCCCGGTGTTCCGCTCCAAGTGGGGCGAAATCGGCACGCTGCACAGACGCTATGCCGGCTGCAGCAACAACATTGGCGCCAAGCCGTTTGCTCCCCAGAGCGAAGAGTATCGCGATCTGGAATTTTTCCAGACAGTCATGTCAAACGGCCTGAAGTACAATGGCCCGGCATCAAGAAAATAAGAAGGAGAAACCATGAAAAAAGTGTTATCGCTCTTGAGTATGCTGGTGCTCACGCCTTCTGCTTCGCTGCTGCTGGCTGAGCCAGCGCCTGCAGCCCCGGCGGCGTCATCTTCGCCGCTGATCGAACAGGCCGAGGCGGCTCGCAAGGAGGCCGACGCCCTCGGTTACGAGTGGCGTGATACGGCCAAGATTCTCGATTCAGCCCGAGAGGCTCTCCAGAGAGGCGATCAGGCGGAGTCCGACAAGCTCGCCTCAAAAGCTCTTTTCCAGGCTCGAGCGGCCAAAGCGCAGGCGCAGTTCATGGACAAGAACTGGCAAATGATGATTCCTAAAAACTGACCATCATCGTGGCGCCGGTTCGAGACTGGCGTCACCCTTTTGATTTTTTTACGGGCGCTTCTCACGCATTGTCGCGAAAATTCCGGCAACAGCCAGAAGGGGAGGGCAGAGAGGCTGGAGTTCCGGAATGTTTCGGGACGAGCCTTTCGAGGCCGACTCTCGCCGCGTCAAGGTAACAAGAGGCTTCACAAACGTTTACGGCAACTCTAACCGCCATTTATTTATGAACCTGTCACGACGTGAGTTTCTCCGCATTCTCGGATTCGCCGGGGCCGCAGGTATGCTGCCGAACCTGGCATCTGCAACCAAAGCTTCATCCGACCTTTACGATTTCGGACGTTTCGGCGATATCCGCCTGATGCATATCACCGATACCCATGCGCAGCTGATGCCGATCTACTACCGCGAGCCGAGCATGAATCTCGGTCTCGGCTCGGCCTTCGGACGTCCGCCCCATCTGGTGACGGAGGCGTTCCTGAAGTATTACGGCATCACGCCCGGCACGCCGCTGGCTCACGCGTTTACGGCGATCAATTACACCGAGGCGGCGCAGCGGTTCGGAAAGGTTGGCGGTTTCGCGCATCTGAAAACGCTTGTTGACAGGATGCGCGGTGATTTCGGGGCTGACAAGACACTCCTGCTCGATGGCGGCGACACCTGGCAGGGTTCCGGAACGGCTTTTTGGAGCCGCGGCATGGACATGGTCGAGGCCTGCAATCTGCTCGGCGTGGATGTTATGACCGGGCACTGGGAGTTCACCTATCTCGAAGATGAGGTGCTCAAGAACCTCGCGGCCTTCAAAGGGGACTTCGTGGCGCAGAATATCAAGGTCAAGGAGGAGGCGCTCTTCAGCGGCGCGAAGGCGTTCGACGAGAACACCGGGCATGCCTTCCGTCCCTACGTCGTCAAAACGCTGGGCAAGCATCGCGTGGCTGTTATCGGACAGGCGTTTCCCTACACGCCGATCGCCAATCCGGCAAGATTCATACCCGACTGGACTTTTGGTATCAATGCGAGAGACATGCAGGAGCTTGTCGATTCCGTTCGGGCCAAAGAGAAGCCGGATGCGGTTGTACTGATCTCGCACAACGGCATGGATGTCGATATCAAGCTCGCCGAAGTGGTCAGTGGCATCGATGTGATTTTCGGTGGTCACACGCATGACGGCGTGCCGCAGCCCTTCATCGTCAAGAACGCCAGGGGGCGTACTCTCGTGACCAACGCCGGATCAAACGGCAAGTTTCTCGGCGTCATCGATTTGAAGCTCGGTGATGGCGGCGTCAAGGAGTTCAAGTACAAGTTGCTTCCCGTGTTCGCCAACGAGCTTCCGGCGCATCAGGGAATGCAGTCACTGATCGATAAAATCCGCGCGCCGTATCTCGACAAGCTCCGGGAGCCGCTGGCCACCGCCGGATCGCTGCTCTACCGGCGCGGCAACTTCGACGGCCCCTTTGACCAGATCATCTGCGACGCGCTTCGCCAGCGCAACGACGCGCAGATTTCGCTTTCGCCCGGTTTCCGCTGGGGTACGACCATCCTGCCTGGCCAGACCATCACGATGGAGCACGTACTCGACCAGACCTGCATGACCTATCCCGAAACGTACGTGCGCGACATGACCGGCCAGCAGATCAAGGACATTCTCGAAGATGTTGCCGACAACCTCTTTAACCGCGATCCCTTCTACCAGCAGGGCGGCGACATGGTGCGCACTGGCGGCCTCGACTACCGGATCGACCCGACGGCTACAATGGGCAAGCGCATCGACAACATGCGGCTTGAAAACGGCACGCCGGTTGAGGCCTCGAAAAACTATCGTGTCGCGGGCTGGGCGACCGTTGGAGCAAAATCTCCCGGCGAGCCGGTCTGGGATACCGTGGTCGCGTATCTGAAAGACAAGAAAGTGGTCGAGGTTACAAAGCTTCATACGCCAGAACTGAAAAACGTTGGCAGCAACCCCGGCATCGATCGGTCTTGAGGCGAGTATCGTCAGTGGACGAGGCTGTTGCAGAAACGAAATCGCGACTGATGCTCGTTTTTGTTCTGAACGGAGGGCTGGAATGCCTATCCTCTGGCAAGCAACAGATTTTTGCTGTTGAGTACCTTGTTTTCTTTCTGAAAGAGCCTGTTGGCGGACTTCTTTTGTTTTGAAAAGCTCAATCCATGAATGGTTTATGAAATCCATAAAGACATTTTTCGCCACATCTTTCATGGCGCTTTCGATGCTTGGCGCGGTTCCTGTTGCAAGGACCTTTGCAGCGGGACCTTCCGCAAGTCCCGCGGTCGCGGGCAAAATGGCACCGGCGTTCACACTCAAGACGCTCGAAGGCAAAGAGCTGAACAGCTCGCAGCTTGCCGGGAGGCCCTATATAGTCAATTTTTTCGCCTCGTGGTGCCCACCCTGCCGTGAGGAGCTGCCCGGCATGGTGGCATTGCAGAAAAAGTATGCCAAGCAGGGCTTTACCTTTGTTGGCATCGCTTTTCGGGATCGTCCGGCGACCTTGCCTGATTTTCTCTGGGAGATGGGCGTCGAGTATCCGGTTGGCCTGACCACTCCCGAACTCGAAGCAGCATTCGGCAAGTTTATGCCTGGCGGCAAAATCCGGGTGATTCCGGCAACCTTTGTCGTCGGTCGCGATGGCAAGCTGATCAATGCTGTCAGTGGAGGTCTCGTCAAAGAGGATTTCGAGTCGCTCATCCTCAAAGCGATCGGCAGCAGACCTTCAAAATAATTTTTGAGACGGCTCTTTGCTGATTTGTCCCTCCGAAAACCGCCCCAATGCCTTTTTTACTTTCTGGACCGGCACCCCGCTGACCGGTTCAGAGAATCTCGCCTCAACTGAATTTCCGCGTTTCATCGCCAGCTATCATAGTGCCTCGTTCCGGACTGGCTGAAAAGTTTATGAATTGTTTCTGACTTGCCTTTCTGGTTTGTGTTTGATATATTTATTTTTTCAATAAGTAATGCAGTTATATAGTTGATTCATTTGGCCGCCGGTGATGACGGGTGTCTGCAAAAGATGCCTTTGTTCGTCGTGTCGCACCGGGATTGCAAATGAGCTTGAAAACAGGCATTTGTGTTGGCCAGCACTCTCCTTCCGGAACCAAGTCGATCATTCTGGAGGGATTTTTGCGCAGATTATGTTTAACGATTGTTATAGAGCGACCTGTTGAAATGACGCATCGTTATGATGCCTTGGGCCGTGTCTCTGTTGCTTTTCCCATTTCAACTCAAAACAACAAGCGCTGGAGGCTGCGAGTATGTCTAAAAAAATCGTCGTATTGGGAGCGGGTACCGCCGGAACGATTGTCTCGAACAATCTGAGGCGTCACCTCCCGGCAGACTGGGAAATCACGGTTATCGATCGTGATGACGACCACATTTATCAGCCGGGTCTTCTGTTCGTGCCGTTCGGAGTTCAGAAATCGAGCACTCTGGTCAAATCGAGGAAGAAGTACATTACTGCGGGTATCAATTTCGTCATGGATGAAATCACCCATATCGATCCGGAAAAGAAAGAGGTCAAGACCAAAAACCACACGTTTACCTACGACTTTCTCGTTATCAGTACCGGTTGCCGTATCGCTCCGGAAGAGAATGAGGGTTTGATGGAGGCCTGGGGCAAGAATGCCTTCACCTTCTACTACAAGGAGGCGGCTGATCAGCTCAGGCTGCGCCTGAAAGAGTTCGATGGTGGAAAGCTGGTCATGAACATCGCCGAGCTGCCGTTCAAATGCCCGGTGGCGCCGATCGAGTTTGTCTTTATGGCGGACTGGTTCCTGAAAAAGAAGGGGGTCAGGAACAAATCGGAAATCGAGCTGGTCACGCCGTTGCCGATGGCCTTCACCAAGCCCAAGGCAGCTGCGGTATTCACCGAGTCGGCGAGGGAGAAAAACATCAAGATCACCACGAGCTTCGAGCTCAACCGTGTCGATGGCAAGGAGAAATTCATCGAGTCAGTACAGGGCGACAAGGTGAAGTATGATACCCTGGTTATTGTGCCGACCACGATCGGTGATCCGGTAATCAGCAACTCCGGTATCGACGACGGTATCGGTTACGTGCCAACGCACCACAATACGCTCAAGGCGCTCAAGCACGATGGTGTCTATGTGATCGGCGACGCCACCAACGTACCGACCTCAAAGGCCGGTTCGGTTGCACACTACGAGGCGGACGTCGTGGTCTTCAACATCATGGCCGAAATCTATGGCGCCAAGCCGGAGGAGATTTTCGATGGCCACTCGACCTGCTTCATCGTCTATTCGAAAGGCACCGCCTCGCTGATCGACTTCAATTACAAAATCGAGCCGTTGCCGGGCAAGTTCCCGATGCCAAAGCTTGGGCCATTCTCACTGTTGAAGGAGACCAAGATGAACTGGTATGGCAAGCTCGCCTTCGAGCCGCTCTACTGGAACGTCCTGCTCGATGGCAAACACCTTGGTATGCCTCCTACCCTTGTTATGGCCGGTAAAGAGGTCGGATAAGGTTTTTTTGCTGCCGCAGCCGGATTTTCCAGCCGGGGGTTTGTTGAAAAGCAGACTCCCGGCTGTTTTTTGTTGTCAACGCCAATCTTTTGGAACGTTTGGGAAACAATGTTTCCAAACGCTATCAAATTTCTCTGGAGGTGGCCGATGGTTGCCGGGTACACGCTGTTGTCATTCCGGTGGGGGAGGATAATATCACAAATGTGACGAAGGATGGAGGTGGTGTTTCATATGCAGTGTGGTCCGCCTTCAGCAACATCTAACCGGCAGAATTTTCTTTCAACCAGGCCTCTGCATCTTGAAGGTTCATGAACGGCATCATCGTGAACGGAAGCTTTTTGTACTCAGCTTCTTCACAAAAAAACTTGATAAGTGTGTACCGGAAGCTGTTTGAGGCGAAAAAAGCGGATTTCTGTTTTGTCGCCTCATGATGCCAAAAATTTTTTATCCTTTCGATCGTTGCAGAGAGATCGATCTCTGAAAATCCGCAGATACAGCCATCCTTAATAACCCACAGCGCATTTTTGTGATGGTATTTGGGGTGCTGCATGAGCGCATCTTGGGCATCGAACAGGTCATTTCGATCGACATGACCGTCAAGTTCTACTCTCAAAAAATGAAAATCATCGTGTACTGTGAACATTGGGCGGGAGTTCAGTAGAATCGAGGTTATGTAAAGGGTATTGCTCTGAGGTACTGCCAAGGATACTACCTTCTACATTATATGAAATCTTTGTAAAAAGTGATAGCAGGTTCAGTAAAAAAATTAACTCGATCCAGGTTTCGGCTCTTCGCAGAATATCGTGGAAAGCTGTGGCTGTAATGGGTAACTTGGCGTAGTCGTGCAATTCAAGCAAGCTAACCACATTGATCAGCCCATGCAGAGCCTGTCGAGCCATTACCACCAACTGTTAGGTCTTCCCTCAAACTGGGAAGTCGAGAACGTCAACTTGTCGATGAGTAGCCGGCAAGTGGAGATCAGACTGGCCTTTACCGGCAAGCAGGGCGAGTGTCCAATCTGCGGCCAATCATGCCTCATCTATGACCATGCCGCTGAGCAGCGGTGGCTTCATCTTGATACCATGCAGTTCGAGACGATCCTGGTGGCCCGTTTGCCTCGTTGCCAATGCAAGGAGCATGGAGTCAAAACCGTTCAGGCGCCATGGGCGGCACGGCATTCTCGTTTCACGTTGCTGTTCGAGAGCTTTGCCGTCGAGCTGTTGTTGCACTGTGCCAATATCAAGGCGGCGTCGCGCCTGTTACGCTTGAACTGGCACACCGTCAATCAAATCATGCGACGCGCCGTTCAGCGAGGATTGGTTCGCCGGAAAGCCGAAACCGTCGAGTATCTGGGTATCGATGAAAAAAGCTTCAAGGCGGGCCAGCATTACGTCACAACGCTGACTGATCTCGGCGAAAGGCGCGTGCTTGAGGTGGTCGAGCATCGCACGACCGAGGCGACCAAAGAGCTGCTTGCATCGCTGAACGACAGGCCCGCAGTGGCGATGGAGACAATCGCGATGATGGTGAGCGTATCCATGATAGTTTCTCGTTTGGTTAACTTGTTGATTTTTAGCGCGTTCTGGTCGCCGCCGCGATATAGACCGTGGCCAGGATGCTGAAAATGTAGGCCTGCACCATGCCAGTCAACAGGCCGAGGATGTTCATCAGCACCGGAAAGACGAGCGGCGAAATCGTCAGCAAAATGACGAGAATCATATCGCCGCTCATCATGTTGCCGAACAGACGCACGGCGAGCGCCATCGTACGGGTGAGTTCGCCGACGATATTGAAGGGAAGCATGATGGGCGTCGGTTCGGCGTAGGTTTTCAGGTAGCCCACAAGGCTGCTCTCCGCGATGCCGAAAAGCGGCACGGCGATGAAGACCGAGAGGGCGAGGGCCGCCGTGGTGGAGAGCGAGCCGGTCGGCGGTTCGTAGCCAGGAATGACCGTGCAGAGGTTCGCCGTGGCGATGAACAGAAAGAGCGCGGCAATGAAGGGCAGATACTTTTCGGGCTTCTGCAGGCCCACCTCGCTGATCTGCCGGTGGGCCATTGTAACAATGATCTCCAGCATGCTCTGCCAGCGCGAAATCGTGATGCCGGTCGAGAGCCGCCGCGTAATGAGCGCCGAGCCGCCTGCGAGCAGTAGCATCAGGGCCCACGTGGTGACGATGGTCAGGTTGAGCTTCAGAAAGCCCGACTGCCACAGAATGACCTCGTCGCTGCTCAGATGCATGGCGTCTCCTCTTTGTCGCGATGCTCCGGTGCACTGTTGCGGCGTCCGAACGCGATGCTCGCCACTTTTGCCGCCACGAAACCGCCGACGGCAAAGAGCAGCCGCACCGGATCGCCAGACGAAATGAGGAGGAATCCGCCGATGACGCTCGCCGTGCGCAGAAGCGTGCTTGTCAGAAACAGCAGCGCCGGGTGCGGCGAGAAGAGTCCCTTTCGCACGGTCAGCCAGAGTCCGCCGAAATAAAACAGCCCCAGCGCAAAGCCGCCGAGTATTGCCAGAAAATTCGTTGTCATGTCACTCCTCCTTGTCGATGTTCCGGTTTTCCTCCGAGACCCAGTGCCAGGCGTTCAGGCAGCCGATCACCACCCCAACGACGATCATGGTTAGCGTCCAGGAGTGGGGCGAAGGGTAGTGCCGGTCGAGCCAGATGCCGACCGCCACGCCGATGAGTGTCGGAATCGCTACCGCCCAGCCGATGATGCCGAACATGGCGAATCCTTCCCAAATGCTTCGGGTCGCGTTCTTTCGCGCCCTGATCTTGCGCAGTTCACTGTCGCCGACACGCTTTTCGAGCGGCTTGTCCTTCGCCGACAATTTTTCCGGTTCGCGCTCATTCATGTTTCAGCTCCATGTAGCGCCGGATGAAACTGCTCTCCAGCTTGGCCATCGTGCTGCGAACGCTGCGCTCGCGCTCGTCGAGATCGAGAAACTGCTGCTTGACTGCCGATTCGAGCTGGCCGAGATCGACCCCGCCAATGGCGTGACGCACGGACACCACCACCTCAGGCCCGGTTTTGACGAGAATACCCTGATCGACCGCGACGAAAGTTTCGCCCTCATCGTGAGTCTTGTACATCAGGATGCCTGGCACGAGCGGTGCGATGCAGTCAAGCCGGTTGGGCAGGAAACCGTAGGAGCCCAGCTCCGTTTCGGCGACGATGTTCAGCACCCGCTCTTTGATGGCGAACACTCTGTAGGGCAGGAGAATTTTCAGGCGCATCGAGTCGGCAAGC
The nucleotide sequence above comes from Chlorobaculum tepidum TLS. Encoded proteins:
- a CDS encoding F0F1 ATP synthase subunit epsilon, producing the protein MLADSMRLKILLPYRVFAIKERVLNIVAETELGSYGFLPNRLDCIAPLVPGILMYKTHDEGETFVAVDQGILVKTGPEVVVSVRHAIGGVDLGQLESAVKQQFLDLDERERSVRSTMAKLESSFIRRYMELKHE